In the genome of Hyphomonas sp. Mor2, one region contains:
- the ybeY gene encoding rRNA maturation RNase YbeY — protein sequence MIELDLRIAAPAWDEALTHLPDICQAALNAGATQKGATGEVSVLLTDDEEIQTLNRDWRNKDKPTDVLSFPASEMDAPFLGDIAVSLGVTQKDAAVRGIALDQHLSHLLIHGLMHLLGHDHKDDTEAAEMESLEIAALASLGWPDPYK from the coding sequence CTTGATCTGCGCATCGCCGCGCCCGCCTGGGACGAGGCCTTGACACACCTCCCGGACATCTGCCAGGCGGCGCTGAACGCGGGCGCTACTCAAAAAGGGGCGACGGGTGAGGTCAGCGTGTTGCTCACTGATGATGAAGAGATCCAGACGCTCAATCGCGACTGGCGCAATAAAGACAAGCCGACAGATGTCTTGTCTTTTCCCGCCAGCGAGATGGACGCGCCATTTCTGGGCGACATCGCGGTCAGTCTGGGCGTCACACAAAAGGATGCCGCGGTGCGCGGGATTGCGCTCGATCAACACCTTTCCCATCTGCTGATCCATGGATTGATGCATCTCTTGGGGCATGACCACAAAGATGACACAGAGGCAGCTGAGATGGAGTCGCTGGAGATCGCGGCGCTTGCATCCCTGGGCTGGCCTGATCCATATAAGTAG